One window of Halonatronomonas betaini genomic DNA carries:
- a CDS encoding Zn-dependent hydrolase: MRINKKRLKTSMLEIGNIGKDSTGGITRLAFSHEYKVAAWRLSQLMEDAGLEVKQDPLATIYGRRDGEDNTLPAIMFGSHLDTVKNGGLYDGLLGIMSGLEVINTLNDLGITTKNPLELVAFNAEEGSAMGGTFASRVIAGLISPDKSFLQDHLPDYNLRPEDLLASRRNLNEIKAFLELHIEQGRVLEGENIPIGIVTGIAGITRYQVEIIGEANHSGTTPMGLRKDALVTAAKLILEVENIARELGEPFVATIGTLEIKPGAVSIIPGEVELIIEIRDLDQTKIDVAGGQITDYLNQISKDIQIERIVNKTPVKTAPDIVNIIEKACKKLGISGRKIISGAGHDAKEIARKVPTGMIFVPSIAGKSHCPEEKTSWEDIYLGTEVLLETILSI, encoded by the coding sequence ATGAGAATAAATAAAAAGAGACTTAAGACTAGTATGCTTGAGATTGGCAATATTGGAAAAGATTCGACTGGAGGTATCACCAGGCTGGCATTTAGCCATGAATATAAGGTTGCAGCCTGGCGATTGAGCCAGTTGATGGAAGATGCTGGTTTAGAGGTGAAGCAGGATCCATTAGCTACTATTTATGGTCGCCGAGATGGAGAGGATAATACCCTGCCAGCTATTATGTTTGGCTCCCACCTTGATACAGTTAAAAACGGCGGTCTCTATGATGGATTGCTTGGAATTATGTCCGGTCTCGAAGTTATTAATACTTTAAATGACCTGGGAATAACTACTAAAAACCCTCTAGAACTGGTTGCCTTTAATGCTGAAGAAGGTAGCGCGATGGGAGGGACCTTTGCCAGTAGAGTTATTGCAGGCTTAATTTCCCCTGATAAGAGTTTTTTACAGGATCATCTTCCAGATTATAATTTAAGACCAGAAGACCTTTTGGCATCTCGGCGTAATCTTAATGAAATTAAGGCATTTTTAGAATTGCATATCGAACAGGGCAGAGTTCTTGAAGGCGAGAATATTCCAATTGGAATTGTTACTGGAATAGCCGGGATCACCCGTTATCAGGTTGAAATTATTGGTGAGGCTAACCATTCAGGAACTACACCTATGGGGCTAAGAAAGGATGCCCTGGTAACTGCTGCTAAATTAATACTTGAGGTTGAGAATATAGCAAGAGAATTAGGTGAGCCCTTCGTGGCTACAATTGGGACCCTGGAAATTAAGCCTGGTGCAGTCAGTATAATCCCAGGAGAAGTTGAATTGATCATTGAGATAAGGGATTTAGATCAGACTAAGATAGATGTCGCAGGTGGGCAGATAACAGATTATCTCAATCAGATCAGCAAGGACATCCAGATTGAAAGGATTGTCAATAAGACACCAGTAAAAACAGCTCCAGATATAGTTAATATAATTGAAAAAGCGTGCAAGAAGCTTGGAATTTCAGGCCGAAAGATTATAAGTGGAGCCGGCCATGATGCTAAAGAGATTGCAAGGAAGGTTCCCACAGGTATGATATTTGTGCCAAGTATAGCAGGTAAGAGTCACTGCCCTGAAGAAAAAACCAGCTGGGAAGATATTTACCTGGGAACAGAAGTCTTGCTAGAAACTATATTATCTATTTAA
- a CDS encoding iron-containing alcohol dehydrogenase → MPTKVVAGAGSIAELPKFLEEEGINRPLIVTDPGIKDAGLLKKLEEVLKKADYNYALFAEVFANPDVELIDTGRDFFQSEGCDGLIALGGGSSIDTAKGIGVIVTHGGSILEYEFGRKPLTERITPLIAIPTTAGTGSEVTMWSVVTDHDRQVKYNVGGPLIAPHIALIDPELHMSMPSHITAGTGMDALAHAVECYTSHYAQPMTDSVALLAIEYCGEYLRRAVANSSDLEARYYMAQAAMLAGLSYGSESAGAVHAMTQSLGGIKPDIPHGAAVGTLLAPVMEYNWLGYPEKFKRIAIALGEDVWNLTDREAALVSVQAVKELAYDINIPTLKELGVKESEIPKLAVAAEEDPQTIGNPRDIDRNSYEEIYYNAFNQ, encoded by the coding sequence ATGCCTACAAAGGTAGTTGCTGGTGCTGGTTCAATAGCAGAACTACCTAAATTTCTGGAAGAAGAGGGAATTAATCGTCCATTAATAGTTACTGATCCAGGAATAAAAGATGCCGGCTTATTGAAAAAACTAGAGGAAGTACTTAAAAAGGCTGATTATAACTATGCACTCTTTGCTGAAGTCTTTGCCAATCCAGATGTCGAATTAATCGATACAGGTAGAGACTTTTTTCAGTCAGAAGGTTGTGATGGATTAATTGCTCTAGGAGGCGGCAGCTCTATTGATACAGCTAAGGGTATTGGTGTAATTGTAACCCATGGCGGTTCTATTCTGGAATATGAGTTTGGCAGAAAGCCTCTAACAGAAAGAATCACGCCGTTGATAGCTATTCCGACAACTGCTGGTACTGGGAGTGAAGTTACAATGTGGTCTGTTGTTACTGATCATGACCGACAGGTTAAGTATAATGTTGGTGGTCCACTGATAGCTCCCCATATAGCTCTAATAGACCCGGAACTTCATATGTCAATGCCGTCTCATATAACTGCAGGAACTGGAATGGATGCTTTAGCCCATGCAGTTGAATGTTATACTTCCCATTATGCTCAACCGATGACAGATTCAGTCGCTCTTTTAGCCATAGAGTATTGCGGTGAATATTTAAGAAGAGCAGTTGCTAATTCATCTGATCTTGAGGCCAGATATTACATGGCACAGGCAGCTATGTTAGCTGGACTTTCATATGGCAGTGAAAGTGCAGGTGCTGTCCATGCAATGACACAGAGTCTGGGAGGCATTAAGCCAGATATACCTCATGGAGCAGCCGTTGGAACTTTATTGGCTCCAGTCATGGAATATAATTGGCTTGGTTATCCAGAAAAGTTTAAGCGAATAGCTATAGCATTAGGAGAAGATGTCTGGAATTTAACTGATCGGGAAGCAGCTCTGGTTTCAGTTCAGGCTGTAAAAGAACTTGCTTATGATATTAATATTCCAACTCTTAAAGAACTTGGAGTTAAAGAAAGTGAGATTCCAAAACTGGCAGTTGCAGCTGAAGAAGATCCACAAACAATCGGTAATCCTAGAGATATCGATCGCAATTCTTATGAAGAGATATATTACAATGCTTTTAATCAATAA
- a CDS encoding carbohydrate ABC transporter permease, with amino-acid sequence MADTNSSNKLSIWDKMKNEKITAFFFCLPALIPLIVFWIGPMIFAFYLSMTNWDLMMPVYDMVGLENYQDLFTDPRFYDTLWNTLYFTVGSVIPAVLGGLLLAVLLKGKVIAKTFHRTLLFSPWVTPLVAMAIVWSWLFNPRRGLINFILVSLNFPALPWASSSTWAMPVVIIVSVWRTLGWAMVFYLVALDKIPETIYDAAKIDGATFWKKLRYITLPLVSPTTLFLSVVLTVEALRAFDQIDIITQGGPAGATRTLLYHYYQSAFQRFNAGEAAAIGIVILLISGVFAIAQFIISKKFVHYQ; translated from the coding sequence ATGGCAGATACTAATAGTTCAAACAAGTTATCTATTTGGGATAAAATGAAAAATGAGAAAATCACAGCTTTCTTTTTCTGCTTGCCAGCATTAATACCTTTAATTGTTTTCTGGATAGGACCAATGATATTTGCTTTTTATTTAAGTATGACAAACTGGGATCTTATGATGCCTGTTTATGATATGGTTGGTCTTGAAAATTATCAGGATCTTTTCACAGATCCCAGGTTTTATGATACCCTCTGGAATACCCTTTATTTTACTGTTGGTTCTGTTATACCGGCTGTTTTAGGAGGTCTTCTCTTAGCTGTTTTGCTTAAAGGAAAAGTTATCGCTAAGACTTTTCATAGAACCCTTTTATTTTCTCCCTGGGTAACACCACTTGTTGCGATGGCTATAGTCTGGTCCTGGCTCTTTAATCCTAGAAGAGGGCTGATTAATTTCATTTTGGTTTCTTTAAATTTTCCAGCTCTGCCCTGGGCTTCTAGTTCTACCTGGGCTATGCCAGTTGTAATTATTGTAAGTGTCTGGCGTACATTAGGCTGGGCTATGGTTTTCTACCTGGTAGCACTGGATAAAATCCCAGAGACAATTTATGATGCCGCTAAAATAGATGGAGCAACTTTTTGGAAAAAGCTGAGATATATAACCCTACCACTTGTTTCTCCAACAACCTTATTTTTATCAGTAGTTCTCACAGTTGAAGCTTTAAGGGCTTTTGATCAGATTGATATAATAACTCAGGGTGGTCCAGCAGGAGCTACCAGAACATTGCTCTATCATTATTATCAATCTGCATTTCAAAGATTTAATGCTGGTGAGGCAGCTGCAATTGGAATAGTTATCCTCCTTATCTCAGGAGTTTTTGCAATCGCTCAGTTTATAATTTCTAAAAAGTTTGTTCACTATCAGTAA
- a CDS encoding carbohydrate ABC transporter permease has product MEIDSRKNYKLKERISKITLNLFIAIMSFLMVFPFFWMFTSALKTHDEIRAFPPSIFPETAQWGNFLEAWQAAPFNLYIFNSFFTASAIVALHVITTAFFAYAITQLEFRFRKILFGIVMATYMLPVPVTYVPSYIILSRLGWLDSYQGIIFSNAVSVFAIFLARQSFLQVPDELVDAAKVDGASHWTILWKVFFPLTKPIFITFGLINFVLMYNNYLWPLLIIRSRELYLITIGLRQFFIEQGAYGVNWPLIMAASTIVVTPLLILFFITQKWFVKGVGGSGIKG; this is encoded by the coding sequence ATGGAAATAGACTCAAGAAAAAATTATAAATTAAAGGAAAGAATATCTAAAATAACATTAAACTTATTTATAGCAATAATGAGCTTTCTTATGGTATTTCCTTTTTTCTGGATGTTCACAAGCGCTTTGAAAACCCATGATGAAATCAGAGCTTTTCCACCATCAATATTTCCAGAAACAGCTCAGTGGGGTAATTTTTTAGAAGCCTGGCAGGCTGCGCCATTTAATTTATATATTTTCAATAGTTTCTTTACAGCATCAGCAATAGTTGCACTCCATGTCATTACGACCGCATTTTTTGCATATGCAATTACACAGCTGGAATTTAGATTCAGAAAAATATTATTTGGAATTGTAATGGCGACTTATATGTTACCGGTGCCGGTAACATATGTACCCAGTTATATTATCCTTTCAAGGCTTGGCTGGCTTGATAGTTATCAGGGGATTATTTTTTCTAATGCTGTTAGTGTGTTTGCAATTTTTCTGGCAAGACAGTCTTTTTTACAGGTGCCTGATGAACTGGTAGATGCTGCTAAGGTTGATGGTGCAAGTCATTGGACAATACTCTGGAAAGTATTTTTTCCACTTACAAAGCCAATCTTTATTACCTTTGGTCTGATTAATTTTGTGCTGATGTATAATAATTATCTCTGGCCATTGTTGATTATTAGAAGTCGTGAGCTCTATTTAATTACTATTGGTTTGCGTCAGTTCTTTATTGAACAGGGAGCCTATGGTGTTAACTGGCCGTTGATAATGGCAGCCAGTACGATTGTTGTTACTCCACTTTTAATACTTTTCTTTATTACTCAGAAATGGTTTGTTAAAGGCGTTGGCGGCTCAGGAATTAAAGGTTAA
- a CDS encoding ABC transporter substrate-binding protein — MFKKLLRTGLVGILAFALVIGLSFNLQADVVEIDYYYGLGGYLGEVTEEMIEEFNEANPDIHVRGITYGDFDEALQAFQAGVAAGDPPAAVMLEPTPTVEFAGRGILASVSDLLAADEDTDADDYYEAFFEMSMIDGEQYAIPLFGTTQVLYYRHDLFEEEGVDPEMLETWEGMEEAARILAARDDVQYGWMPMWGRYNMMDAAFARGGQMISDDGTEVLIDSEEWVETWEAFRRWIHDDEIMGIHHSGVGWEYWYDTIDDVLEGNAAGYTGSSGDQGDLDFDIVSAAIQPGWEGYGDPAPVGEARYGVIPANISEEKQEAAYRWLTFFSSPEKTAEWNMRTGYLAVRDSAQDIPEFAEFLEDNPQARVPLDQLEVASPYFIDPTGGDIEQALDDAADAVQIENVPAEEALQEAKERAQRALDRLN, encoded by the coding sequence ATGTTTAAAAAATTATTAAGAACAGGTTTAGTTGGTATTCTGGCATTCGCACTGGTTATAGGTCTTTCATTTAATCTTCAGGCTGATGTTGTAGAAATAGATTACTATTACGGGCTTGGCGGATATCTTGGAGAAGTTACAGAAGAGATGATAGAAGAATTTAATGAGGCCAATCCAGATATTCATGTTAGAGGAATAACCTATGGTGATTTTGATGAGGCACTTCAGGCTTTTCAGGCTGGTGTCGCCGCTGGAGACCCTCCTGCAGCAGTAATGCTTGAACCTACCCCTACTGTTGAATTTGCTGGTCGAGGTATATTGGCTTCTGTAAGTGATTTATTAGCTGCCGATGAGGATACTGACGCTGATGATTATTATGAAGCTTTCTTTGAAATGTCAATGATTGATGGAGAACAGTATGCTATTCCATTATTCGGTACTACCCAGGTACTTTATTATCGCCATGACCTTTTTGAAGAAGAAGGTGTAGATCCTGAAATGTTAGAAACCTGGGAAGGTATGGAAGAGGCGGCCAGAATTTTAGCAGCCAGGGATGATGTTCAGTATGGCTGGATGCCAATGTGGGGGCGCTATAATATGATGGATGCGGCCTTTGCCCGTGGCGGACAGATGATCAGTGATGATGGCACAGAAGTTTTAATTGACAGCGAAGAATGGGTTGAGACCTGGGAGGCATTTAGAAGGTGGATCCATGATGATGAAATTATGGGTATCCATCACAGTGGTGTCGGCTGGGAATACTGGTATGACACAATTGATGATGTTTTAGAAGGTAATGCTGCTGGTTATACTGGTTCCAGTGGTGATCAGGGAGACCTTGATTTTGATATTGTTTCCGCAGCAATTCAGCCTGGCTGGGAAGGCTATGGAGATCCTGCCCCAGTTGGTGAAGCTAGATATGGCGTTATCCCTGCAAATATCAGTGAAGAAAAGCAAGAAGCCGCTTATCGCTGGTTAACATTCTTCTCAAGTCCGGAAAAGACTGCTGAATGGAATATGCGGACAGGTTATTTAGCTGTAAGGGACTCAGCCCAGGACATTCCTGAGTTTGCCGAATTTTTAGAGGATAATCCACAGGCAAGGGTTCCACTGGATCAATTAGAAGTTGCCTCACCTTACTTTATTGATCCAACTGGTGGAGATATAGAGCAGGCCCTGGATGATGCAGCAGATGCTGTTCAGATTGAAAATGTTCCTGCAGAAGAAGCCCTTCAAGAGGCTAAAGAGAGAGCACAAAGAGCACTTGACCGGTTAAATTAA
- a CDS encoding 4Fe-4S dicluster domain-containing protein gives MKRIVADFDLCTGCETCALVCSFTRLGGFNPDRSCIDLNLFADGVFNFPEICHQCSRAVCSQVCPTGAMQVDREAGVVRVDQVSCIACGQCEEACPVDMVKVDKNLNYALKCELCQGEVPCVKACPADALGVYSR, from the coding sequence ATGAAAAGGATAGTGGCAGATTTTGACCTCTGTACTGGCTGTGAGACCTGTGCTTTAGTCTGCTCCTTTACCAGGTTAGGAGGATTTAATCCTGATAGATCCTGCATTGACTTGAATCTATTTGCAGATGGAGTCTTTAATTTTCCAGAGATCTGTCATCAATGCAGCAGAGCTGTATGCAGTCAGGTCTGCCCTACAGGGGCAATGCAGGTTGATAGAGAAGCTGGTGTTGTTAGGGTAGATCAGGTTAGCTGTATAGCCTGTGGTCAGTGCGAAGAGGCCTGCCCTGTTGATATGGTTAAGGTAGACAAAAATCTTAACTATGCCCTAAAATGTGAGCTCTGCCAGGGTGAGGTTCCCTGTGTTAAAGCCTGCCCTGCAGATGCTCTGGGGGTGTATAGCAGATGA
- a CDS encoding aldehyde ferredoxin oxidoreductase family protein, whose product MKYGSYMGRFLEIDLTFNATKEIELDDQLIEEYVGGKGFGVKLYQDYIDDSVGPLSPDNVLFFLTGPLTGTFAPAMRSVVVTRSPLTGGWLDSYFGGYFGQAIKYAGYDGLIIKGKADHLSYLVIDNGKVEVKSGIKLKNLSTSETAARVKELHGGNYRVATIGPAGEELVKYSLISCENNRQAGRGGAGAVMGSKNLKAIAVKGDYLIEVADRSKFVEAVDKARQELDESADIDNFRENGTPSSIPFANEIGMLPACNYNKGQFSEAENLETEPQSELFWNRDLACSGCPIACGKIGRIRHGKYSGMLTDTVEYETLGLLGSNLGLGDIREVTKLANLCDELGLDTISAGGAIGFLIEAIDRNLYSDPELGSLDFGKAEAIREMIKLIAFRKGRTAGLLAEGVEEFSDKIVGGNKFAIHIKGLETPAWPPRGAPGMGLALMTADRGGCHQRSFPVSHEVGGLEWQGKKLERLSTDGKASLVVYQQNKLAALDTLVKCDFGTYGISEESYKLMLEAATDLELSGDNPWQELGSKIWDETRKINIMHGFDKEDDTLPARFMEEPLPDGPVEGHMITEEDREEMLTEYYRLRGWNSDGEVN is encoded by the coding sequence ATGAAATATGGCAGTTATATGGGACGCTTCTTGGAGATTGATTTAACATTTAATGCTACAAAAGAAATTGAGCTTGATGATCAGTTGATAGAAGAATATGTTGGCGGGAAGGGCTTTGGTGTAAAGCTTTATCAGGATTATATTGATGATTCAGTGGGGCCGCTAAGTCCTGATAATGTTCTTTTCTTTCTGACCGGTCCACTTACTGGAACATTTGCTCCAGCTATGCGTTCAGTTGTTGTGACTAGATCGCCGTTGACAGGTGGCTGGCTCGATTCCTATTTTGGCGGTTATTTTGGTCAGGCTATTAAATATGCTGGCTATGATGGTCTGATAATTAAGGGAAAGGCAGATCATTTATCATATTTAGTAATAGATAATGGGAAAGTAGAGGTCAAATCTGGTATAAAATTAAAAAATCTTTCAACTTCTGAGACTGCTGCTAGAGTTAAAGAACTACATGGCGGTAATTACAGAGTTGCTACCATTGGTCCGGCCGGTGAAGAACTGGTTAAATATAGTCTAATTTCCTGTGAGAATAACCGTCAGGCTGGTCGTGGTGGTGCCGGGGCTGTGATGGGTAGCAAGAATCTTAAAGCTATAGCAGTAAAAGGCGATTATTTGATTGAAGTGGCTGACAGGTCTAAGTTTGTTGAAGCTGTAGATAAAGCCAGGCAGGAACTTGATGAATCTGCTGATATCGATAATTTCCGTGAGAATGGGACACCATCATCTATTCCCTTTGCCAATGAAATTGGAATGCTGCCAGCATGTAATTATAATAAAGGACAATTTTCTGAAGCTGAAAACCTTGAAACAGAGCCACAATCAGAGCTTTTCTGGAATAGAGATTTAGCCTGTAGTGGTTGCCCGATTGCCTGTGGCAAAATTGGTAGAATTCGCCATGGCAAGTATAGTGGCATGCTGACAGATACTGTAGAATACGAGACTCTGGGTCTATTAGGTTCAAATCTGGGGCTTGGTGATATCCGTGAAGTCACTAAACTGGCCAATCTTTGTGATGAATTAGGCCTTGATACAATTTCAGCTGGTGGTGCAATCGGTTTTTTGATTGAAGCAATAGATAGAAATCTTTATTCTGATCCTGAACTTGGAAGCCTGGATTTTGGTAAAGCTGAAGCAATCAGAGAAATGATTAAGCTAATAGCCTTTAGAAAAGGTCGGACGGCAGGCTTACTGGCAGAAGGTGTTGAAGAATTTTCTGATAAGATTGTTGGTGGCAATAAATTTGCTATTCATATTAAAGGCCTTGAGACACCGGCCTGGCCGCCCCGGGGAGCACCAGGGATGGGGCTGGCTTTAATGACAGCAGATAGAGGGGGCTGTCACCAGCGTTCATTTCCTGTATCTCATGAAGTTGGTGGTCTGGAATGGCAGGGCAAGAAGCTGGAGCGGCTTTCGACTGATGGCAAGGCCAGTTTGGTTGTTTACCAGCAGAACAAGCTGGCGGCCCTTGATACTCTGGTTAAATGTGATTTTGGCACCTATGGCATCAGCGAGGAAAGTTATAAGTTGATGCTGGAGGCTGCTACCGATCTTGAATTGTCCGGCGATAATCCCTGGCAGGAGCTTGGTTCTAAAATCTGGGATGAAACCAGAAAGATAAATATAATGCACGGCTTCGATAAGGAAGATGATACATTGCCAGCCCGGTTTATGGAAGAACCATTGCCTGATGGCCCGGTTGAAGGTCATATGATTACTGAGGAAGATCGGGAAGAAATGCTGACTGAATATTACAGGCTGAGAGGCTGGAACTCTGATGGTGAAGTAAATTAA
- a CDS encoding TVP38/TMEM64 family protein, which translates to MKANKNNRFKSLIILVILIVAIIFIRFLGLHEYISIENIELLQDLVADFGLLAPIAYILLWLLVCLLFLPGLPVTILSAFLFEPLQAIIYTSIGSTLGATLAFVVGRYAARDFVANWIKDKKQLNKIDKGVKNHGWRMLIVTRMVPLFPFNLQNYIYGLTSIKLKTYMFLSWVCMLPATIAYILTASSIYRGEGDLTQTFIYLGIAGLIFFILSLIPKWFKSKGYIQDS; encoded by the coding sequence ATGAAAGCTAATAAGAATAATCGGTTCAAATCATTAATTATATTAGTGATTTTAATTGTAGCTATAATCTTTATTCGGTTTTTAGGATTACATGAATATATAAGTATTGAAAATATTGAGTTGCTGCAGGATTTGGTTGCAGATTTTGGGCTTTTAGCTCCTATTGCTTATATTTTACTCTGGCTTTTAGTCTGCCTCTTATTTTTGCCAGGTCTGCCTGTAACAATACTTTCAGCCTTCTTGTTTGAACCTTTACAGGCCATTATATATACTTCAATCGGTTCTACATTAGGTGCAACCCTGGCATTTGTAGTTGGCAGATATGCTGCTCGAGATTTTGTTGCTAACTGGATAAAAGATAAAAAACAGTTAAATAAGATTGATAAAGGAGTTAAAAACCATGGCTGGAGAATGCTTATAGTAACAAGGATGGTACCATTATTTCCATTTAATCTTCAGAATTACATCTATGGTTTAACTTCTATTAAATTAAAGACTTATATGTTTTTATCCTGGGTCTGTATGTTACCTGCTACCATTGCCTATATTCTAACAGCTTCTTCAATTTATAGAGGAGAAGGGGATTTAACTCAAACTTTTATTTATCTCGGAATTGCTGGTCTGATATTTTTTATATTGTCATTAATACCAAAATGGTTTAAGAGCAAAGGTTATATTCAGGATAGTTAA
- a CDS encoding CDP-alcohol phosphatidyltransferase family protein: protein MLDTHARKYFDSIINFTAKSIADLGLNSNQVTIIAAAVGVFTGLLVYLDQFIAAIIVLWLSGFLDAVDGAIARLNNKESMWGTVLDITLDRVVEISFIIGLAFRFPEIRLNLLFMTVSIILSLTVFLTVGAVSEKSRIKSFHYQSGLMERTEGFILFTVFLVLPDFIYGLTILYAVLVLFTAIQRFNEASKLLSRAD from the coding sequence GTGTTGGACACTCATGCAAGAAAATATTTTGACTCGATTATTAATTTCACTGCTAAATCTATAGCAGATCTCGGCTTGAATTCAAATCAGGTTACTATTATCGCTGCAGCAGTTGGTGTTTTTACAGGGTTACTGGTCTATCTGGATCAGTTTATTGCTGCTATCATTGTATTATGGTTATCAGGTTTTTTAGATGCAGTTGATGGGGCAATTGCCAGATTAAATAATAAAGAGTCTATGTGGGGAACTGTTCTAGATATTACTTTAGATAGAGTTGTTGAAATATCATTTATTATCGGTCTGGCTTTTAGGTTTCCTGAGATTAGATTAAATTTATTATTTATGACAGTCAGTATAATTCTTTCATTAACTGTATTTTTAACTGTTGGTGCTGTCTCTGAAAAATCCAGGATAAAGTCATTTCATTATCAATCAGGATTGATGGAGAGAACAGAAGGATTTATATTATTTACAGTATTTTTAGTATTACCAGATTTTATTTATGGATTGACTATACTATATGCAGTTCTGGTGTTGTTTACTGCTATTCAGCGCTTTAATGAGGCCAGCAAATTATTGAGTAGGGCTGATTAA
- a CDS encoding sterol desaturase family protein, whose translation MLFTIAILIVILAGIIASAFVEYILHKLFLHQEGHIHLLEHHKNFKPQESTFTRESFELDEVFSGIKYLLANFLLYLPIGIIIGIYSFNLGLVFLLSGLLYSAWIEIVHYHYHHIDGIKFERFKLFNYLKSNHKIHHALYKFNFGIGSSIWDIILGTSRKGWN comes from the coding sequence ATGTTATTTACTATTGCTATATTGATTGTTATTTTGGCCGGAATAATTGCGTCAGCTTTTGTAGAATATATATTACATAAGCTATTCCTTCATCAGGAAGGCCATATTCACCTTTTAGAGCATCATAAAAATTTTAAGCCTCAAGAGAGTACATTTACCCGGGAGAGTTTTGAGTTAGATGAAGTTTTTTCTGGGATTAAATATTTACTTGCAAACTTTCTGCTGTATCTTCCAATTGGCATTATAATAGGTATTTATTCTTTCAATTTAGGTTTAGTATTTTTATTAAGTGGACTTTTATATTCAGCCTGGATTGAAATTGTTCACTATCATTATCATCATATCGATGGGATAAAATTTGAAAGATTTAAATTGTTTAATTATTTAAAATCAAATCATAAGATTCATCATGCCTTATATAAATTCAATTTCGGGATTGGTTCAAGTATCTGGGATATTATACTGGGCACAAGCAGAAAAGGTTGGAACTGA